The Humulus lupulus chromosome 7, drHumLupu1.1, whole genome shotgun sequence region tgaaatatggacccacatgcatgcatttaacatcatattataatataattcacataaacatgcacgtaatagcttaatgacataataaatcagttatggccctcccgacctactaatccgacccttaaacctcattagggattttagggcattactgAACCCATGTAAGAAATAGCATTTGTCCTTGAGATGACCTGGCTTGTGACAGTGGGAGCAAGTGGGTCGGATCTTCTTGTTTCTTGAACTTTGGTTGTGGTTGAAATTTGGTGCTGAATTTGAAGTAGCCATTGGAGTAGTGTTTTTAGGAAGGACCACGTTTTCGTTGCCTTTCTTCTTGAGCAGCCATAGAGAAAACTTTGGGCAGGGATGGGAAGGGATCAATGAGCAATACTTGTGCACGAACAACATGGAAAGACTCATTTAGACCAATTAGAAATTGTAAAACTTGATCTTGATTGTGAAAAGCAAGAGAATTAGCCGAAGTTGCACAGGTTTAGGGGGTACGGGGCGGAGTTCAGCAATTTCATCCCAAATGGCCTTCAGTTTTGTGAAATAGGCACTTACAGAGTCATGGCGTTGGTGAAGGGTGATGAGAGTTTCATCCATTTTGAATATTCTTGGTCCATTTCCTTGATCAAATCTGTGATTGAGTTCACTCCATATTGCAATAGCTGAGTCTAGATACATGATGCTGCTTTTGATTTCTTGAGAAATAGAGTGGAGAATCCATGACATTACCATTTGGTTGCAGCGGAGCCAATAATTGAGCAGAAGATCGTCTGGTCTTGGTTGAGGAAGAGCTCTAGTGAGGAAGGCTATTTTGTTCTTGGCTCCAATAGAAATTTTGAAGTCGCGTCTCCATGCTTGAAAATTTTTGTCGGTCAGGGGAGGAAAAGCTAGGACGAGCCCTGGATGGTCACCATTGCTGAGGAAGTAGGGACTGGTGATATCCTCATGAACATGGCGTTCAGATTTTTGTAGAGCAATAAAACGATTTGAAGAGGAGGGGTTTTCACCATTGACAATTGAGCTTCGAGGTGGGGGAGCTTCTGCGTTTGTTGCTGCTATGTTTGGTGTTTTAGAAACTGGAGCTTTTGCATTTGGAGCTGAGGTTCTTGTTCGTGGTCTTGCCACGATCATCAATGGTGAGTTAGggttttctctgataccatgttACTTTTGCTAAACCAAGAAAAATTTCTTTGATCTTTATTGATTGTATCTTTAAGAAGACAATGCCTTTTGAGAAGACATTTTATTATAGAATACAACTATGTATGGCGCTGTCATGAGCTGTAACAAAAAGTCaaaaaaacaaaatagaaaaacAACTAACTAAAAACTAAGGCTGTTATAATATACTAACTAATTGAATATTTAATAATGATGCCTAATCAACAAAAATATCTCCAAAGACCTTaatttctttttctctctctcagttTCATTTGTAGTATTGCCCAGGTTTTTGCTCTTCTTCATCGTTTTTTTCATTCTTTTAATGCTCCTTcttaatctctaatttttttttatatattattattatatgggCATCCACTTTTTCCTGTTTAGATCGTGATTTCTCCATTAAAAGCTTCATTTTCTCTAGTTTTTGCTTGCTATACAAATCTGCTAATTGAGGAAAACCCTACATATATGGGTCTTGCTCTTTTCTCAGTCGTAACATATTATTAAGAGTAATTAATGGGTTTTCTGCTAATGATGCACTCAAGCTTTGTTGCATAGAAAAAGGGTCATACTACTAGTGTTCTCTTGCTTTTgatgagtttgttattgaacatgtgatttatttcatattttataTATGTCCGTGCTTATTATTGTGTTTTGGAGGTTGGACCTATTGTGAAGATTCTTATTTATTAGAGTTCATGCATGCAGGGCAGGGCAGGGAATGTGGAATATAGTTTATTAGTCCATCCCATTTACTGTTTCTTGCTTCATATTTAGTGTACGACAACGTTATGGTTGTCGTTCAGATGGTACGACAACGAATAGAGTTTACATCGATCGAGTATTATCATATACTAGCAGATAGTGTATCCATATGTAAAGGCAACTTCGAATGCTCTTAATGAAGAATAATTTATCATTTTAATATAGTATAATCTCAATTTTTATAAATgagattttaaataaaaatgaaatgtgTCTTACAAGCTTACAAAAATTACAAATTCATTTTATGGTTTGATTATATATGTTCATAAAGAAGAGTGTGATCATTGAGtgattaattaaacaaatatgtTATTGAAGTTTTTTTAGGTATAATTAATGTCTTgaaaaacaaaattaataaatattttttgtttAGAAAAATcagattaattaataataaataaaaaaaattaattaaaaattaaattaaataacaaagtattaaaataaaatgttagTAGTTAAGTTTGAAATTGAGtataaaaaatttatgtttttaaaatattaaatattagaataaAGTTTAATAAAATTAGATATTGGtattaattatttgtaatttatgaaataaataacaACGGTTAGATTAGATAGGTCcacaatttaaattaatttttatataaaatttaaaataataaaagtaccCATAAATAATTATTCTCACTCCTAAAATTACTCAAAGGAAACTTAGTGTTTAGCAATGCCACTTGTTTATATGTACTAGCAGAAAGCAACGTGCAATTCACGTTTGCTTAGTTGTATTAAGAAAATGTGTgaacttagttttattttatagCTTTcgtattaaattttattatttaatcaatgGTAGGTAAGCATTTGGTACAGTATATTTTTGTGAAGTATCGTTTTGCTACCCTATATTTACATTAATAGTCATTTGGTACTATGTATTTAATTGATataattttaccaatttaataaaacttctctcaattatatgagttccaaatataaatttaattagttaattacatataattgataacagtttggtcatattgataaaaattatatttatgaaATTTGAGTTTAGATACTAAATATCTATGATTTTGAAATTAATAGTACCTTATGATTGATTATTTGAAAaaaagggtaccaaaatgatattttgtaaaAATACGGGTTCCAAATGAATAAATTTCCTATAATCAGTGTCATATATTTTAAAAgacaatatttaatataatgtatgacgtaaagatattactaaaaatattgttggaattcaaataataacattgtaaataaaataaaataaaaaattgtatatAGTTTAATAAAGAATGTGATTTTatctgaataaataaataattaaaaaaaatgaagaaagagATTAATTTGTCTCTGTAGTTTAGGATGATGATTCATCCTTGTTGTTATCTTGTTTGGCTTCAATTGAGAGAATAATGAAATGCTTGTATTTCACATTATTCATTTTTTCTTCATCTCCGGACAATTTGATTGTCCATTTTTTTGTTGCTAATTTATTTGCAACAATTTCAATGTGTTGAGGAATTTCCTACAAGAATAATTTAGAgttaatttatataaattatggtatttttcatATGTATTATTTTGAAATGTAGTAATATTTATTCTTACGTGTGTAGAATTTTCCATCAACTGGACTGCAGAACTACCAAATGTCTTTTCTACTACTTCTCCGAACATAACAGCATCGAGCTTTCCAGTATCATCTTCTAGTTGCACATATGTCCTAGcacttaaaatttatttaaatatattagtTTTAATGTGAATATTcgtttttaaaatttataatttatttagaaacttaaataaaatgtactCACTGTGGTTTAGGGGTGCCTCGCTGTTTGCAGTTTGGATTTTCACAAACAATTATTTCGTCATACTTATGTCGTATTTTTCTATGGCATGTCGCACACGACATGTAATAGTACATTTGGGCAGAACCAATTATATTTATCTTTGCTTCTATCAAAAAGTATTTTTTCTACATCAAATAAGAATATTTCTTTAGAAAGTTAATAATTGTACTTTgttattaaattgaaataaaaaggTAATATTTACCTCCATAGATTGCAAAGCCTTCATCGCACAGGGAATATCACAAATTTTGACGGTTTTTTGAAGTCCAATAGATGATATAGTAGTAGATAGATGTGTCAATGATGTTTCAATAATACTTTTTATTTTCAGTGTATTTATTCGCCCTTTAGAATAAAAAGGGAATAGTAATAAAAGTTAATAAATATAGGAAGATTGTATGAAAATAATATAACTAAATGTAAAGTAATTTGAGCAATATGTGTATTTTAATATGGGGGTATTACCATTGCTTCAATGCAGTTGCCTCTGGAATTTGAGGATTGATTGTAAAGGTACTTGATGAACGTGATGATAAGGACAATCCTGTGTTCAATTTGAGATTTATATTAATGAAAGTATATCAAAGATATAAGAATATATAAGTTATGTATTTGTAAGTACCTCTATATGTTCGAACAACTATTTGTGTTCCCAACATTATTAGGTATTCTTCAAtaatttttgttattgttttgCATTCATCTTGGACAAACCGACCCCACATAGTCAATTTTATTGGGTTGAAGCTGACAAATTAGATTGAATAAAAAATGTTAGTGTACATTTTGTAAAGTAATATCAATACTAAATGTAATTgaaagtatgtttttttttttttacctttcaTCGATAAGATATATCTCTTGGATGGTTTGTTGTTGAAATTTTGTGGTTATCTCTTTTGTTGATTCAATCTGGATTGCAACAGCTAAGAAATCTACATATTGAAATAAGAAAATGGTTATTTTGATGATAATCAATTTGTATAAGAATTAAATTTGAAATACCTATTCGTTCAGCTGAGTCTTTGTAAGAGTGCAAGTCTGTAAATGGAACGATGTTATATTTTGGCGCCTCTATTTTATTGTCTTGTTCTTCTACATCTTgtattagtgttcttgagttgAGGGTCCAATCATATTCATATGATCCATTCTTGTACCTTGGGTTGGCATTTTTGACAAGTGTGTCACTGATATAATAAGAGTGAAACAATTTTAAAGTGTCCTCCCTAGAGTCAATATCTGTTCCATAAATTACTGATTGGACTCGATTCCCCTGAACcgaaattttaagaaataatggTTAATATTGTATTATATGAGTTGCAAATGATAAATAGAGGTATGCTACATTCATTTAGGAGAGTATTAGTAATTTTCaaactaatatatattataacaaaTATGATACCTGTTGGTTAATTAATATTAGATTTTGGTATTTGACTGCTGTGCTACGACTTGTTCGCTTTGGAGATTTGTCTGCCACAATCATCTTGATTTTCCAAAGTTTTGTATTTGGCGTGATCTCGTTGATGGATGTACATATTGTCGGCATTTTTTCCCTGTAAAGATAGAAGAATATTACACACTTAAATATAATGTATTTGAATTATTAATTTATGAAATAATGGAATAATAGAATGATGGATTGAAAATAGATTAATAAGATCTGTGAATATTACCTACGTAAACATTAATTTAAAcatgatgatgataataattcTGTGTACACAATATATTTGGTGTAGTTTTTGTTAAGTTTATCAGTAGTCACTGGTCGAATTAAAATCCTCATTGTAGACGCTGTCTTTGCCCTTGATAAAGCCACGTATAATTGGCCATGAGAAAATACTGGTTGTGGTAAATAAATCCCAACATAATCTAATGTTTGCCCTTGTGACTTATTTATGGTCATTGCAAAACTTAATCTTATAGGAAATTGAGTTCGCTTAAACAGAAAACCACTATTATCATCCACATTTGGTAAGAACGGTATTCTTGGAATGAAGACTCTTTTTTCCATATGATGTCCAACGACAATTTCAGCATCTATGATATTTCGATCGAAAGCCCGACAAATCAAACGGGTTCCATTGCATAGTCCCTCTGAAGGATTAATGTTGCTTAGGAGCATGATGGGACAATTTTTCTTTAGTAATAATTCATGAGGCGGAAGTCCATTAGGCGTTAATGTGTTTAAGAAATCTTCCATAACTGATTGCTCAGTTTTATCTATTGTCTCATCTACACTGTAATATCGCTGGGCTTCACCTGGAAATCTTTGTATTAACAATAAATTTATTTCATTGACAAAACTATTCTTTAGTGTTAGTATGGCCCGGTTCATCATAGTTGACATATTTCCTGAATAATCTTGAATGTTGTGGAAAACGTCTTGTATTAAGTGATCTAATGAAGTCTTGTCATCACTATAGGGAACAAGCATCCCATTTGGTATTTTGATGATTTCATCTTTTGTGGTGGGTGGCAATCCATTACCTACTGCTAACACATAATTTGAAAACATTGGATCTAATCTTGCTCGCATATTTTCAGTTAGTCGAAACTTAGTCAATGTAGGCCACAAGTAAGAATGAACCAGACTGGAATTAACCTGCTCTTGTCTAGTTCCTTTACGGACCACAGGCAATACTTGTCGAAAATCTCCCCCGAAAACAACAACCTTTCCATCGAAGGCTACGTTAGAATCATTGATGTCTCGTAGCATTTTGTCTAATGCCTCTATGTGTTGTTTTCTTGTCATCGGTGCCTCATCCCATATTATTAATTTTGCTGCACGAAGAAGGTTTGCAAGTGCACTTTGTTTGCTCACACAACATGTGGTTTTTTCATCAGTATCAAGTGGAAGCTTAAAGCATGAGTGAGTTGTTCGACCTCCTGGAAGTATAGATCCAGCCACACCTGATGAAGCAGTTGCAAGTGCTACCAAGTTTCTTGATTGTACTGTTGCCAGAAGTGCCCTGTATAGGAATGTTTTCCCTGTCCCACCTGGGCCATCTACAAAGAATGCAACATTTTGGTTTGATAAAACTTTTTCTAACACTGCATTATACACTTGTTGTTGCTCGCTATTAAGTGATCTTGAAGATGTAATATCTTCTTCTAGAATTTCAACACCCAACTCATCATCGATTTCTCTAGATTGAAATTCATTTCCATCGAAAGAAATGTCTTCATCAAGAAGATGGTAAGATTTAATGTTTTCCCCATTGATTCAATTGTATAAGAGATTGACCTTAATACATGATATCTTGCAGTCGATGTAGAATCTTCTGAAGATTTGAAATCAATTAACATATCTTCCTCAAAACATTCCCAAAAGTCTCTTGGATTGGTTGTATTACAAAATACCAATATTGTTGCGAACAGTCGCCTCAAACTGGATGGCATTTGATATAAAGATGCCTCATGTAAACAGTATTCTAAGCTACTGTCTCTTTGTAACAAACCATGCATTGTTGCTGCCTCACGAAATGTGGGGGCCAAAATGCCCTCGACTGTTCTAAGATCTTCAAAGGACAGCGGTCCCCTTACATGGTTTAGCAATATTCGCATGAAATAACGCTCACCCTCAAATGGATTTGCTGTAACAATACGACCAATGACTGTTTTCGTTTTTCGGGGAGTCCATTCTTTGTATTGATGGTTCCAAACATAATATTCTGGAATTTGTTTGTATAgtaatttcttttcattttcatCTACTCGATTTAATGCAAAAAATTGTGTTAGCATAGTTTTTCTAGAACGGTCTAAATTGAGGATGTTAATTAGATCGTCGTTTGCTTGGAAAGTGACCGGGTGTTGATCCTCCAGATGTAAATGCAAACAATACACTGCTGGGGACATCTCATTGATAATAAATCCATATATTCTCCACATTGCTTCTGGGGGAGCAATCCATCAGGCTGATTGGAATTGTTGGATTTCATCAACTTGTTGATTGTTTGTTTCAGAAACCAAGTTGAAAGCGACACGATCATGACCTTTATAAATGTACTTGTAAAGATATTTCACTGCTTTTATTGTAGAACAAATCTCTACATTAATGTGAGAGTCAAATGTTGCAAGGAGATACGGGTTGTATGGAGCAACCCAACGATTGTCTAGATATTGTCCTCGGACCTTCACAGTCATTCCATTATTTGAGCGCCTATATATTGGGAAGCAATTGTTTCCAACAATTGTTGCAGATGCATAATTCTTTAGATAATTACTTTTGCATCCACAATTTCCTTTCATGCAAACATTTGATGGATTCAATACTCCACATGGTCCATGCATCATGTGCTTCACAACTGCGTTATGGAGGTGGATGTTTGTATTTTTATCAGGTATCTCTGCTGATACGATCTCATCAAAAGATTCTGGTGCATGGAGTTTCCACTCATTTTGTAAGATAATTAAAAAGTGGGCATGCGGAAGACCCCTTTTTTGGTGCTCAATAACATGGACATATGCTGACACTTTTCCAAATATTTTCCTTTTGAATAACTGGTCCTTTAATTCTTCCAATTTCGCATGAAAGACTCGAGCAACCAAATCAGGTCTATTTTGACTCTCCTCGTGTGGAGTTAGTTCATTTGTAATTTCTGGCCAATTTGGATTGCATGTCATCGTTAAGAAAATGTCAGGTTTAACGTAACGTTGAACTAAAGTCATTGCTTCCATATATCTTTTTCTCATGTCTCTTGGACCTCCAATAAAAGAAGATGGGAGTATAATCTGTTTCCCAACATTAGAAGGATTTTTTTCCCCAAGCGTAATTGTATCAACAATACCTTGATACAACTCTGATCGAATATGTTGTTGCTTGCCTCTAAAATAATCTAGTCTTGAGGTCTCGATCTTCACATACATATAAACTACAAATTGCTGCAATAATTGACCAGAAAGCAGCAAAATTGATCTGACATTTTCTCTTATTTGCAACTTGCAGCAATAATATTCGCGACATGAAACTATTGGGCACTTTCTTTGGTGGTTTAATCCTACAAAAGATGAATGTGAAGGAAATGTTACTAACTTAGATGTATATATACTAAATGTATTTTTCTAAACTTTTAATACTATAATCTAACCTTGCTCTTCTGTTGCAAGTAGTTCTTCTGCAGTGGTTGATTCTTAAGGATTTATTGATGGGTTTGTTTCGTTGTACTTTGATTTGCTTCCTCTAATCTTTTGAATCCCTTGATGCCAACCAGTATCACCGAAAGGAAATAATATTGGATATTGCAGTGGATCATAACACCCAAAGTAATACTGAACTTTATGATTTCCACCAGAATGGTTATACACAAGAATGTTACGTCCTCTTGGTTGATCTCTGTCATCATTTTCGACCCATATCGCTACAACTTGTGAGGATGTAGGGGCATTGAATACACGTGGATCAAGCCCAGCATCTGTTTTTATATGAATGATTTGTTTTTCCAAATCAGGGAGATCTCCAAGTGaacgaaaaaaatggaataaggaTTGATCTGAAGAATATTGATGAGCTGGGTTACAATTGATGGCTCCATTCTGTCTGAATCAGAAATTCAATTTTGTAATTCATGCTCCGTGTCGTAGAAATATAATTGGAGATAAGAAGGATGACTATTGGAAGGGAGCAAGTCGTTTATGTAGTGATAGATTTTTCCTTGGGTTCTGAAAGTATATATTCCTCTATTTCTTCGACAGAGTTCTTTATCAAAATTAACATCGAATGATGTAAACGCAAACTTATTGTTATAAGTTCGAATGTATGTTCGGAAATGTTGAGATTCACTACTGTTGGATGTAAACAGCGCATAAAGCTCATTTGGTACATTATTTGTGGCCAGAGAAATTTTTCCATCAGCACAACAAAACCCAGTTGTTTCATGGCAGAATCGCTTTGCTTTACAATGTCGACAGCTAGGCACTAATGGAAGTGAATATGGTTCAGATGGCACTACTTTTAGCAATTGTCTAAATCCAGTAGAACGCGTTTGCGATTGACCTATTTTGATGAGAATGACTaattagaaaacaaaatgaaaCTGTCCATATTGTTTTGATGACTAATTTTGAAAAactaactaattttatattaatgcCTTACCCCTACAAGGTCTTGGTATGTTTGTTTCATAGATTACATCCTGTCGAACAACATATGGGTCCTAttcataaaaaaatttgaaatgttAAGAAAAAACGAATAGAAGGATGGCTGAATTAGACTATTGAGAAAAATAATTTCAGGAAAACCTCTTGGATAAATGCATTTATAGATGAATTTGGCTCTGAATGAATTAGCCCAGTGCGATCAAGATTGGAATAGATTAAGACTTCACGAGATGATCCCTCTTCATTGATGTCAGTATGAGTATGAGAATTTCGTTGTCTCTTTGATACTCTTTGAAGATGACTAACATGTTCAATATTGTTCGTATATTGAACACCAATATTTGAATGTTGAGTAATCAATACTGTCGTACGATCATTATCAAATGTGTCCAAATCATCGTTATTTGATGATTCAGTATCATTTATACAAATTGAATTGGTTTTTAATGCTTTCTGTTTAGCATATCTCTCTCTTTGTTTTCTACGAATTTATTCCTTTTTTTCTTCCGAAAAATCTTTATATGAAATTCTTCTTGTAGGTGGTTTGTCATGATCTTCAtaaaggaaaaaatttcaaatataaagttcataattttttttaggtttctaatttttttaaactattATTAATGAAATCTTACCATTTCCCATTATGTCAATGAATGTAGTATGTGTTTCAACTGTAAAATATATTTCTATaggaaaaaaataacaaatttatCATATCATAGAatagaataaataattaaatgataaaatatgtTTTCAAATGTACTAATTAACTAAAATTTCATATTCCAAGCAACTTCCAATTATGtatgtaataataaaaaattaatattttaatactaACCTAGTAGCACTCAAAGTGTTGAAGGTGAATAGAAATGAGTGTAATCCTGAAagtaaaattattataaaaataaagttaaatttttaatgtaattatttttatatcTAAGAATATGTTAATCCACCAAACTAtgttatctcttctatataataaatgtgtagataacgaaaattcttagttttaactgttttttatttttttaatgttaactttaacagaatattcttatatttaacggtagtttgtaaacacttaaatataaataaaataaaataaataattaaaaaattaaaataggatatttgtgagatattttacaatgataattatttaaaaataataaataattaaacaaattaaaatataatatttttaagatattttacaatgataattattttaaaataataaataattaaacaaattaaaatatgatattttttagatatttacaatgataattatttaaaaataataaaatcaaacgttttataacttaaataaattttaattaaacttaaactcacttattagaataatatcacattaaacataaaatataatctattgtgaattaacaacaatttgttttttttttaaatctagcaagaaacttaaatttaaaatccatgtataatatttaatattacattaaatatataatatataatctcttgatgtcactcccaaattcacaaactataacaaacataaacttgaacaaaataaataaattatttaattaaaatatgatatttatttcaaaatttatatgacattaatataaatttaataaaaataattaataaattctataaataaaactaagcaaacgtgcatattgcacgttgcttgtatctattatatatatatggaaattattaataataatatttatatatttattaagatATACAATTTATATATTATGAATATATATCCAATTTGTTTTCCAAAATAACTTAATTATTAacattatatgatgataataatatctTAGAATTTTGTCAACTTaggttatttaattttaattaatttaaatatataagttTAAAATTTTGGGTATAAATTTttagttattaatattttgtACTATACATTTTGGGTAAATTCTAAGACCACATTAATATTAAACTCAAAACCCAAAACCCTACTATTATTATATGTAATGGctcactactctagacttttggaccattaacgaaactatacatacaaaaccttaatagaacttacatttgcaaaaataccataattttattaagtaacttgtaaaaataagagttacttacataaataccaaaaaggatatgggatcccattgtccttaaaaacaaaacataatttaaaataaaaagacattacataaatagtgcgaaaagtacatgtaaaaagacataaaacaaaactacatcctcgaatcgaataacgctcggctccttgactccattcaccatcgatacacattctctaagcgtccacggatcttaccgccactaaaagctattttcctgcacataaaacaaaaaggaatgagcctaatgcccagcaaggaaaatcgaacacatagtcataacacataaatttcgtaataaacataaagatatatcataacacttattacatacacttattataatggccattattacttggggtcccatagactaaacaagtcatatgcccatgggattagtggggtcctactatctaagtaggtcatatgcccataacccatttggggtcttgttagtcatatgggtcatatgcccaagcctacaaacatacacatttcataacatatttataacatatttcataacatatcacataagataacacaagcataaaacatatagattctagcctattttccttaccaaagttaccgggatatgtggacagcgttgggacttttggaacactcctaaaaccatatataacagggtgagtctaatgaa contains the following coding sequences:
- the LOC133791433 gene encoding uncharacterized protein LOC133791433; the protein is MIVARPRTRTSAPNAKAPVSKTPNIAATNAEAPPPRSSIVNGENPSSSNRFIALQKSERHVHEDITSPYFLSNGDHPGLVLAFPPLTDKNFQAWRRDFKISIGAKNKIAFLTRALPQPRPDDLLLNYWLRCNQMVMSWILHSISQEIKSSIMYLDSAIAIWSELNHRFDQGNGPRIFKMDETLITLHQRHDSVSAYFTKLKAIWDEIAELRPVPPKPVQLRLILLLFTIKIKFYNF